The genomic region CGACCCTCTAACGCTCAAGAAGAACCCCAGTCCTGGGCGAACTATGTCAGAACTGCACGACCCATTCAAGGAAGCCAAAGAAAAGGGACCGATCCTCGTGGCCGAGTTTCAGGGGGAAAAGATCCCCATGATCCTCAAGTTGAAGGATATTCGAGAGGCTACCAAGGACACTGAAACCTACAGCTCAGACGCCCCGCGTCGCGTGCCCATTCCGTCAGAAGAGGACGTGCGTACGGTGCGCCAGTATCCTCTGGAAGTCGATCCCCCGGTTCATGCGGAGCACCGCAAGATCGTGGAGCCGTTTTTTCTCCGGCCGAAGTTGCCCGAGTACGAGAAGAAACTGAATGCGCTGATCGATCGCTTGATCGATGAAGCCCTCGAGCGCGAAACTTTGGATGTGGTGCATGACTTTGCCATTCCGCTGCAGTCGCACGCCCTGACTTATCTGCTCAACGTGGACGAAAAGGAGGCCGAGCTTTGGATTGGCTGGGGTATCCACGTCTTCAAGGACGGCGATGGAAAGTCGAAGGGGCCGTTCATGGAAAAGTACAGCGAGCAGATGTTTCTCGCGGCGGAGAAGAATCCTGGGGAGGACTTTTTCAGCGCCCTGAATCAAGCCAAGTTCGATGGGCGAAAGCT from Pelagicoccus sp. SDUM812003 harbors:
- a CDS encoding cytochrome P450 — encoded protein: MSELHDPFKEAKEKGPILVAEFQGEKIPMILKLKDIREATKDTETYSSDAPRRVPIPSEEDVRTVRQYPLEVDPPVHAEHRKIVEPFFLRPKLPEYEKKLNALIDRLIDEALERETLDVVHDFAIPLQSHALTYLLNVDEKEAELWIGWGIHVFKDGDGKSKGPFMEKYSEQMFLAAEKNPGEDFFSALNQAKFDGRKLTMEEKLGYANIAFAGGRDTIIHTAVNIVDYFAGSPKGLECVREHPQMVKTAAEEFFRVFIPLTHIGRVCPHDTNVHGHEVKAGGRVSLCWSSANRDPEVFKEPNEVKLDRKPNPHVAFGFGPHNCLGAHHARAIMRSLILKLAERVERIEVLRTIELVEHEKEYSRKVGYELLEAKFTAR